One Molothrus aeneus isolate 106 chromosome 29, BPBGC_Maene_1.0, whole genome shotgun sequence genomic region harbors:
- the NEFM gene encoding neurofilament medium polypeptide codes for MSYTMEPLGNPSYRRVTETRATYSRASASPSSGFRSQSWSRGSGSTVSSSYKRPNLGGPRAAYGSTVLSSAESLDVSQSSLLNGAAELKLSRSNEKEQLQGLNDRFAGYIEKVHYLEQQNKEIEAELAALRQKHAGRAQLSDAYEQELRELRGALEQVSHEKAQIQLDSEHIEEDIQRLRERFEDEARLRDETEATIRALRKEMEEASLMRAELDKKVQSLQDEVAFLRGNHEEEVAELLAQLQASHATVERKDYLKTDLTTALKEIRAQLECQSDHNMHQAEEWFKCRYAKLTEAAEQNKEAIRSAKEEIAEYRRQLQSKSIELESVRGTKESLERQLSDIEERHNNDLTTYQDTIHQLENELRGTKWEMARHLREYQDLLNVKMALDIEIAAYRKLLEGEETRFSAFSGSITGPIFTHRQPSVTIASTKIQKTKIEPPKLKVQHKFVEEIIEETKVEDEKSEMEDALAAIAEEMAAKAQQEEQEEEKAEEAAEEEVSEKASAEQEAAAEEEEKEEEEAEEEEEAAKSDAAEEGGSEKEEIEEKEEGEEAEEEEEKPEAKGKAEEAPAKAEKVKTPPVKSPPKSPVTEPAKAAPKEKATEAAKEQKVEKAEKAAKEEEKAASPEKPATPKVTSPEKPATPEKAVTPEKPATPDKAVTPEKAVTPEKAATPEKAVALEKLAPPEKPRSPEKPASPEKPRTPEKAVSPEKSRSPEKPPSPGKDAKAVVEETITVTKVTKVTAEAEKESRKEDIAVNGEVEEKKEEESKEKEEEDKGVVTNGLDVSPVDDKAEKIVVTKKAEKITGEGGDGSTTFITKSVTVTQKVEEHEESFEEKLVSTKKVEKVTSHAVVKEIKESE; via the exons ATGAGCTACACCATGGAGCCCCTGGGCAACCCCTCGTACCGCCGGGTGACCGAGACCCGGGCCACCTACAGCCGCGCCAGCGCCTCCCCGTCCAGCGGCTTCCGCTCGCAGTCGTGGTCGCGGGGCTCGGGCAGCACCGTGTCCTCCTCCTACAAGCGCCCCAACCTGGGCGGCCCGCGGGCCGCCTACGGCTCCACGGTGCTGAGCTCGGCCGAGAGCCTGGACGTGAGCCAGTCCTCGCTGCTCAACGGCGCGGCCGAGCTCAAGCTGAGCCGCTCCAACgagaaggagcagctgcaggggctcaACGACCGCTTCGCCGGCTACATCGAGAAGGTGCATtacctggagcagcagaacaagGAGATCGAGGCGGAGCTGGCGGCGCTGCGGCAGAAGCACGCCGGGCGGGCGCAGCTCAGCGACGCCTACGAGCAGGAGCTGCGGGAGCTGCGCGGGGCGCTGGAGCAGGTGAGCCACGAGAAGGCGCAGATCCAGCTGGACTCGGAGCACATCGAGGAGGACATCCAGCGCCTGCGGGAGCGCTTCGAGGATGAGGCGCGGCTGCGCGACGAGACGGAGGCGACGATCCGCGCCCTGCGCAAGGAGATGGAGGAGGCCTCGCTGATGCGCGCCGAGCTGGACAAGAAGGTGCAGTCGCTGCAGGACGAGGTGGCCTTCCTCAGGGGCAACCACGAGGAGGAGGTGGCCGAGCTGCTGGCGCAGCTGCAGGCGTCCCACGCCACCGTGGAGAGGAAGGACTACCTGAAGACGGACCTGACGACGGCGCTGAAGGAGATCCGCGCCCAGCTCGAGTGCCAGTCCGACCACAACATGCACCAGGCCGAGGAGTGGTTCAAGTGCCGCTACGCCAAGCTCACCGAGGCGGCCGAGCAGAACAAGGAGGCGATCCGCTCCGCCAAGGAGGAGATCGCCGAGTACCGCCGGCAGCTCCAGTCCAAGAGCATCGAGCTCGAGTCGGTGCGCGGCACTAAGGAGTCGCTGGAGAGGCAGCTCAGCGACATCGAGGAGCGCCACAATAACGACCTCACCACCTACCAG GACACGATTCACCAGCTGGAGAACGAGCTCAGAGGAACGAAGTGGGAAATGGCTCGTCACTTGCGGGAGTACCAGGACCTCCTCAATGTCAAGATGGCCCTGGACATCGAAATTGCTGCATACAG GAAGCTGCTGGAGGGTGAGGAGACAAGATTCAGTGCCTTCTCTGGAAGCATTACTGGTCCCATATTCACACACAGACAACCATCTGTCACAATAGCATCCACCAaaatccagaaaacaaaaatcgaACCACCAAAGCTGAAGGTCCAGCACAAGTTCGTAGAAGAAATCATTGAAGAGACGAAGGTGGAGGATGAAAAGTCTGAAATGGAAGATGCCCTGGCAGCCATCGCAGAAGAAATGGCAGCCAAGGCACAGcaagaggaacaggaggaagaaaaagcagaagaagctgcagaggaagaagttTCTGAGAAGGCTTCTGCAGAACaagaagctgcagctgaggaggaagagaaggaggaagaggaagccgaggaggaagaagaagctgCAAAATCTGATGCTGCAGAAGAAGGTGGctctgaaaaagaagaaattgaggaaaaggaagaaggggaggaagctgaggaagaggaggaaaaacctGAGGCCAAGGGCAAAGCTGAAGAGGCACCAGCAAAGGCAGAGAAGGTCAAAACACCTCCCGTAAAgtccccccccaaatcccctgtaACAGAGCCGGCCAAGGCTGCCCCCaaagaaaaagccacagaaGCAGCAAAGGAACAGAAGGTGGAGAAAGCAGAGAAGGCGgccaaggaggaggagaaagcgGCATCTCCAGAGAAACCTGCCACACCAAAGGTGACCTCCCCGGAGAAACCTGCCACCCCCGAGAAGGCCGTGACCCCGGAGAAGCCGGCCACCCCAGACAAGGCTGTGACCCCAGAAAAGGCTGTGACCCCAGAGAAAGCTGCCACCCCAGAGAAGGCCGTggccctggagaagctggcGCCGCCGGAGAAGCCGCGCTCCCCCGAGAAGCCGGCCAGCCCCGAGAAGCCGCGCACCCCTGAGAAGGCCGTGAGTCCTGAGAAGTCCCGGTCCCCAGAGAAGCCTCCCTCCCCAGGCAAGGATGCCAAGGCTGTGGTGGAAGAGACCATCACAGTCACCAAGGTAACGAAAGTGACCGCCGAGGCCGAGAAGGAATCCAGGAAAGAGGACATCGCGGTCAACGGGGAggtggaggagaaaaaggaggaggaatccaaagagaaggaggaggaagacaaGGGGGTGGTCACTAACGGCCTCGACGTGAGCCCCGTGGATGACAAGGCTGAGAAAATTGTCGTAAccaaaaaagcagagaaaatcacAGGGGAGGGCGGGGACGGCAGCACCACGTTCATCACGAAGTCGGTGACCGTCACTCAGAAGGTGGAGGAGCACGAAGAAAGCTTTGAGGAGAAGTTGGTGTCCACCAAGAAAGTGGAAAAAGTCACTTCACATGCTGTAGTAAAGGAGATTAAAGAGAGCGAATAA